From Megalobrama amblycephala isolate DHTTF-2021 linkage group LG8, ASM1881202v1, whole genome shotgun sequence, the proteins below share one genomic window:
- the cidec gene encoding LOW QUALITY PROTEIN: cell death activator CIDE-3 (The sequence of the model RefSeq protein was modified relative to this genomic sequence to represent the inferred CDS: deleted 1 base in 1 codon; substituted 1 base at 1 genomic stop codon) yields the protein MDNAKKSFDVFSTSLSKCISACGSVTQQLLPRWTQHVRPFRVTDSDRSIKKGIMAGDLRDLQNKVMDVFHMNCVSAVVLDEDGTGVDTEEFFQTLKDNTVLMVLGKGQKWAPQQRHLPGSEXKHMTKSDPGCGWKQPRKDVAKVTFDLYKNHPQDFIGCLNIQATLYGLYSVSYDLQCYKAKRMLREALRWTLFSMQTTGHLLVGTSCYIQHLIDEDEKSEAQLVTPACVIKQLQH from the exons ATGGACAATGCCAAGAAATCTTTTGATGTGTTTTCAACCTCCCTGTCAAA ATGCATATCAGCCTGTGGTTCGGTGACGCAGCAGCTCTTACCACGTTGGACTCAGCACGTCAGACCCTTCCGAGTCACAGATTCTGATCGCTCGATTAAGAAAGGCATCATGGCAGGTGACCTAAGAGACCTACAGAACAAG GTGATGGACGTATTCCACATGAATTGTGTCAGTGCTGTGGTGTTGGATGAGGATGGAACTGGAGTGGATACAGAGGAGTTTTTTCAGACCTTAAAGGACAACACTGTCCTCATGGTCTTAGGGAAAGGACAGAAGTGGGCCCCACAGCAG aggCACCTTCCAGGGTCAGAATGAAA ACATATGACCAAGAGTGATCCTGGATGCGGCTGGAAACAGCCGAGGAAGGATGTAGCCAAAGTGACCTTTGATCTTTACAAAAACCATCCACAGGATTTTATTGGCTGCTTAAATATACAA GCAACCTTGTATGGATTGTACTCTGTTTCATATGATTTGCAGTGCTATAAGGCAAAAAGGATGCTAAG GGAAGCCCTAAGATGGACTCTGTTCAGTATGCAGACCACTGGCCATCTTTTAGTGGGTACTTCGTGTTATATTCAGCATCTTATCGATGAGGATGAGAAATCGGAGGCACAACTGGTAACGCCTGCATGTGTCATCAAGCAGTTACAACATTAA